One window from the genome of Cuculus canorus isolate bCucCan1 chromosome 12, bCucCan1.pri, whole genome shotgun sequence encodes:
- the LARP6 gene encoding la-related protein 6, translated as MARRPPGSPGAVTIRLAEGDDEEDAARCGRSSGGENDDDCDQNWKPPENDLIQKLVAQIEYYFSDENLEKDAFLLKHVRRNKMGYVSVKLLTSFKKVKHLTRDWRTTAYALKYSDTLELSDDNRKVRRNTPVPVFPSENLPTRMLLVYDIYVISELQPPNKQQENGCLQERMMEHLLKAFVTFGAIASVRILKPGRDLPPDIRRVSNRYTQLGTQECAIVEFEDVDAAIRAHDFMCAEKEETGMKVVLIGMKPPKKKVPKDKNRDEDTSKSLKKARSLNKRIEELQFVGEESSANSSSDPESNPTSPLSGRRSTAMNTKNNLSPVIHPTNHLSPNVSPRSSPWNSPSSLRKVTKKSPLAEDSKLNLSTSHEIPRQGTDYSSDSSITPSGSPWVQRRKAQTVTQEKSPSSSPMLARKIQNADGLPVGVLRLPKGPDGTKGFHSGCERRKDMKNE; from the exons ATGGCCCGGCGGCCCCCGGGTAGCCCGGGAGCCGTAACCATTCGCCTGGCCGAGGGCGACGACGAGGAGGACGCGGCGCGCTGCGGGCGCTCCAG TGGTGGGGAAAATGATGATGACTGTGACCAGAACTGGAAACCACCAGAAAATGACCTGATTCAGAAGTTAGTAGCACAGATTGAATATTACTTCTCAGATGAGAACCTTGAGAAAGACGCCTTCCTTCTAAAGCACGTGAGAAGAAATAAGATGGGCTATGTCAGTGTTAAGCTCCTCACTTCTTTTAAGAAG GTGAAACACCTTACCCGTGATTGGAGAACCACAGCCTATGCACTGAAGTACTCGGACACACTTGAGCTCAGTGACGACAACAGAAAGGTTAGAAGAAATACTCCAGTTCCAGTGTTTCCAAGTGAAAACCTCCCTACCAGGATGTTACTGGTGTATGATATCTACGTGATTTCTGAGCTGCAGCCTCCTAACAAGCAACAAGAAAATGGATGCTTGCAAGAAAGGATGATGGAGCATCTCCTCAAAGCCTTTGTAACTTTTGGTGCAATAGCATCAGTTCGTATCCTCAAGCCTGGTAGGGATTTACCACCCGATATCAGGAGGGTCAGCAATCGATACACCCAACTGGGAACTCAGGAATGTGCAATTGTAGAATTTGAAGATGTAGATGCTGCCATACGTGCTCATGACTTCATGTGTGCTGAAAAGGAGGAGACTGGCATGAAAGTTGTCTTAATAGGCATGAAACCTCCAAAGAAAAAAGTTCCCAAAGACAAGAACCGTGATGAAGACACCAGCAAGAGTCTTAAGAAGGCTAGATCCCTTAATAAGAGAAttgaggagctgcagtttgTTGGTGAGGAATCTTCAGCAAACAGCTCTTCTGATCCAGAGAGTAATCCAACATCACCACTGTCGGGACGCAGAAGTACTGCAATGAATACTAAGAACAATTTGAGCCCTGTCATTCACCCAACAAACCATTTGAGTCCTAATGTGTCACCCAGATCAAGTCCGTGGAACAGTCCATCTTCACTAAGAAAAGTAACCAAAAAGTCTCCACTGGCTGAAGACAGCAAGCTTAACCTAAGCACTAGCCATGAAATTCCAAGGCAAGGTACAGATTATTCCTCGGATAGCAGTATCACGCCTTCTGGTAGCCCCTGggtacagagaagaaaagctcaAACTGTAACACAAGAGAAGagtcccagcagcagccccatgTTGGCTcggaaaatacaaaatgcagatGGTCTGCCTGTAGGGGTGCTGCGGCTGCCTAAAGGTCCTGATGGCACTAAAGGATTCCACAGTGGATGTGAAAGAAGGAAGGATATGAAGAATGAATaa